aatacCTGTTACCCGACCCAAATTAAAttcgggtttgggtaattcgggtagtgggtcgggtttgggtaatttGGATACTAcccgaaatatataattttttttgaattgcacctgaaaataaatttaatgaaataaatacgtcgtgttttattagtcttgtttatataaacaaacgagGCATAAACCGAGTTACTCAaactttgaacattgagattttttagtcaataatacTTGAAATATCAAGTAATCTTTTAACAACTTTATTtaatctaataagatgttaaaaaaacaaatacttaaagatcttactttaaaagtttaaaatgtttaagataattGTAGCCATAATTTTTGCTATGTTCTGAAGTTTCgtcaagataatgagtttgttagttgCAATAAAAATTATAATCTAGAAAGCAGTTAAGTTTTAAAGAAGATGATGACATATAAAcaaatgtttttaatatttttagtgTCATACTGTCATAATAAAAGAgatttatgttttacaataatgatagttAGTTTAAGCGTAATCAAATACTTGCTACAGAGTATAAGgtttacaaaaaaaaagaatttttaaaataattcggttaattcgggtatacccgaaacccaaCAAATGTACCCTATACCCGACCTGAAAAAAATCGGGTTACCCGAATACCCGAAAAAAATCGGGttacccgatacccgaaaaaATCGGGCGGATAATTCAAGTATCGGGTATTTTCAACAAGGCTGcttatttggccttatttcaaCTACGTTGTTATTATGTTCTTGTTCTTCTCTTATCCGAGTTCCATAAACTATCCACTTAACATGCAAATATTCACTTTGTTGATTCTTctacttcatttttttttgtcttttcctATCATATTCAAAAGATAACAAAATATTGTGAAAACAAAAAGTGTATACGTTAGTTTTTCAAGATTTAAGAATTGTAATGTAGAACTTGGAGTATTACTAGCTAATtgagcttttttttttcttttagtaaTGTTTCTTTGATCTCAACTAAACGTTTTCTACTCATTACTTACCGATGCTTTGTCCTCCTTATAATAACTTACCTATTTTAATGTTTTCTTTGGAGTTATGGTGTACACATTATGATGAATAGACAACATATGGTTGAATAATCTACAAAAACATAAATATTCAAAAAATACCCTCTCCATATACCTTGCTACTTGTATAATAGCTTAAATTTATGGATTACACATTCATGAACTTATACCACTATGCTAAACTCCGACTTTTTCTTCGATAAAATCTACAAGATTGGAATCAACTGATATTAAGTAGTTGTAGAAACAAAATCAAGAAATTACATATATTTACTTAACATTATTCTTCCACCAAGCTTAGCCCTACGCTGGCCTACACCACCGTGTCTTTAGACCATCACGTCAGATGTAAGTAAATCAGGTACACAGTGGCCTGTGCCCACAACGAGCCCAATCCACATTAGAACTGAAACTCCCACACTGCAACTGCTAAGACTCACACATATTTACTTAATATTATTTATCTTGGTTGTGGAGGGATAGGTTGTGATTGGAGAGATGATAGTTCTGATGGAGTTGGAGTGGGTAAGGGCAAAATAGTAATTGGTCTCTCGATAGAGAACCGATTGGACCCTCCAAAGCTATCTAATGATCTCATATATTCAGATGCATTGTTTTCGATTATCAAAGCATCTTCAAGCTCACGAACAATGTCAATCATGGAAGGTCTATAAGCTGAGAAAGGCTCGATACATGCTAGTGCTACTTCCACAACTCGCCACATGGCTTCCGTATGATATCCTCCTTTTATGCTTGGATCCACTATTTCCTCAATTCTTGAATTCCTTATATACGGTTTTGCCTACATAGAATTTGGTAAATCAATCTGATTAAacgcaagaaatagcaatgtatacacttttgttttttttttttgttacaacattgtattttgaaaaatctagCAATGTTATCCAAATTCAAAGCAATTTTCACTACTAGGTAGAAGTTTTAAAGTGCAACGAtgtaaataatttttaaaaaaatgaataagTGTATAAAATTTTTGTAAGTACAACgccttaataataaaaaaaaagttaaaaagaaaTTCAAACATACCCATTCAACCAAGCTCCACTCATTTCTTGGCCTGTGGATATTAAGTGGTTCACGACCAGTTATCATTTCAAGCAACACAACTCCATAGCTAAAAACATCACTCTTTGCAGACAAATGTTGCGTTGAATAATACCTtaaaatacacaaaaaaaaaaacatcatgagttttgtgatttaaaaaaaaaatgaaaaaattgtacTTACTCTGGATCCAAGTATCCAGCTGTCCCCCTTACTTCAAGGGAAGCACCACTATCACCTTCTTGAGGGGCATATTTGGAAAATCCAAAATCGGCAACTTTAGGGCACATACTATCATCCAAAAGAATGTTACTTGATTTCACATCCCTATGTATGACACAACGCCCCGAAAATGTATGAAGATATGTCAAACCTGGAGGGTAAAACTGTCTTTTtagtattattataattattataatatcTATTGCTTACAAGTAAATAAATATATAGAATTACCTCGAGCAGATcctaaagctattgaaagtcttGTTGGCCAGTCTAGAGCTCTTCTTTTAGATGCATCACCTATGAAGATACAATGAAGCAAGGGTAAAAATGGtattaaaataatgaaaatagTAAATTacaaaatcgtccctatggtctGTCCAAAATTATAGATCGATTTTTTAAAAACCTTTCTGGTCTTGAAACCATCACTTGCCACCCTTTTGTCCCTTATGCTGATGATGTCCATTTTCGTATAGTTAAGACTAACCATATTGAAACACTtgagggcattttcgtctttttaGGTAGATGAAGTGTACATTACCGATTCACCATTGTTGCAAATATGTCAAAATTAAGGTTGTGAAGTTGTACTCtagagaagatgatgaagaaAAAGGGAgtgcttttgaaaaaaaaaaaggagtGATTAACCGATTTTTACTCTTTTAGGGATTATTTATGAAATACAATGATGATTGATTAAAGGCTAACCAAAAAGACAAAAATGCCCTCACGTGTTTTGCACATGGCGGGGCTTAATTGAAGAAAATGGATGTGCTTGCATAAGGAATGAAAAGGGTGACAATTGATACTTCCCGGGACTAGAAAGGTTAAAAAAGTCGGCAAGGGACCAAACCTATAACTTTGGATATACTACAGGGATGAtttctgtaatttactctaataaaaataaactgaaaataaCTTTAACACATACCATAAAGCCGATCTTGTAGGGACCCATTTGACATAAATGGGTAAACAAGAATTTGTTGATCATTTTCACAACAATAGCCAAGAAGAGGGACCAAATTTTCATGTCGAATGGCCGATAGAAGTGTTAGCTGTAGATGAAATTGTCAATAGACTTATTTAGTCAACAATATGAtaacaaaaatatataaacaatttgaacTTATGAATAATGATAAGAATTATGAAGCAAAATTTGATATGAAATCATAGTGAATATTTTTTTAGGGCTACTCATCAAAATGGGAAATTCATATCACAAAAAGATCACCTTTTGACAATTGGGACCAAATtcgttaaaaaaataataaaacataggccaaaataaaaataaaaataaaatttggatAACATAACCTACTGTAACATGTCGTAGTGACCAATTTGGAACAACTTACATATTCGGTTACCTCTCTCTATAATAAACGTgtaaaatggtattttggatATATTGAAAATAGTTTGTTAGCccaaaaataatgttattaacCCTTTATGTAACTAGCCCTTTTTTCTATCATGTTTTAGCTACTCtttgtcctttttttttttttttttttttttttttttttttttttcattttaattaatattaccaaaaaagtttttatgaaattgtctagaaattgaaaaattaCTTCACCTCATTATCAAATTCACGGGTTCCTTGTGTTGAAGTTGCTGACCGGACTTTTACAGCTACTTCTTTACCATCTTGTAGGGTCCCACGATAAACCGATCCAAATCCTCCTTCACCTATTAATGTTTTATAATGTTGTATTGCACTTTCTATTTGTTCAAGAGTATAACACTCTATGGATATTGTCTTCAAACTACTATCTTCATTGCTACTTGGCATTGCGTAAATTGCATCTGCAATTTAGATGTTTTTTTATgggtaaatgcaagaaatagtaaCGTATTTGTGTTTATTTGTGTATTTAAGCATCCTACTTTTGTTTTCtctctattacaacattgtattttttaatttttttagagtaaattacacgaatggtccctatggtttggggtaatttgcgcgtttggtccctaacttattttttttaactcggaagatcCCTACTGATTGTTTttattacgtgtttggtccctattgtttgtttttgttacgcacttggtcctgtcatacctaaaaagactattatttaaataggaaaaaaatgATGGGGTACGTAAGGTAAGTTGAGAAGGGTGAGAttaggggtgtgtttatttaaataaattaaaaaataaagggAAAAATAGACTTTTTATGTAAGCAGGGACCAAAtgcgtaataaaaacaaacagtagagaccttccgagttaaaaaaataaattagggaccaaacgcgcaaattaccctaatccatagggaccattcgtgtaatttactctttttttattattattaagacattttattttgaaaaatctactcGTAGcagtgtatttttttttttttaaattaggatattatactttgaaaagtttaaacaattatggtagttgtatttggatgacattataacttgatagatttttcaaagtataatgctatagTAGGATAAAATGAAAGTAGATTTCTACAATAGAGAAATCGAATTATAGCAATgaaaagtgcattgctatttcttgcatttaacctggTTTATATTTATAGGAGGGTGACTGCAAGAAATATATCGAATTATAGCAATGAAAATTGTAAAATTGTTTTGTATTTGCATGACATTGCTATAATTTGGTAGTTTTTCAAATATTATAACGTTGTAATAGGAAAAAATGAAAGTAGAACACTATATAATAGAAACATTTGCTTAAATTTTCTTATTAATATCCCGTAACATCTTTAgattatataaaatattaaaagagAAAATTGTACTCACTTTTGGTCATTGCATGTGTTTTCCCATTTGATTTTTTGTTGGCCTTTTtccttttcttgtaaaagcaaATTAGGCAAGCAAATACTCCCGTAACTAAAAGGGCCCCACCTGAAATTGCGACTATAAAGACCGTGTGTGGTGGATGTGACGATTCTTTTCCTGTGCACGTCCCGTTGCTGAAACAAAAAGACTTAATTACCCTCCTCATCAAGAAAAGATGGGACACGAAAAGACATAATTACCCCTCATTAAGCAAAGGTGTCGCATAACAGATCAAGAACGAGTCCTTAATTGCACATTGTCACTTATAAAATGGTGTCTGATCTCAAtatgctttatttttaaaaatcttacAAGATAAAAACTTGACGATTTAATTgagtaaaaattaaatttaataattGAAGTACTTACTCTGTATCAAGTTTGGATGAATTATCACTTGTTGGAAGGTCTTTGGTAAAATCTTTATTGCATCCATAATATCTAGATGAATACACAAATAACTCAAGTTACTtggatttattaatgttttattgatattataatttgtataaaaaatgattaaaaacaCTCACAACTGTGTCAAGTTTGGAAGGGAGGCAAATGACTCTGGAATCCTTCCAATGAATTCATTGTTTCGTAGGTCCCTAACATATGTTTTAAACTCAATTACCAACGTGGATAAACATTTTCTTTCCAAATTAAATTCTCATAACAAACAattgaataataatatttatgcATTTTAAAAGGAAAGAAACATACATTGAGGCAAGAATGGATGACAATGGGAATGTGGGAATACTATTGGTGAAGTGATTGCTACTTACATTCCTGTAGTTCATGATCAAGATGTAAGaaactaacatttttttttactttattttttataaaaaaataagagaATTAGGAAAGTATCGTATCATACAATTCTGTAAGATGAGTCAGCATAGTGATTCCCTGTGCTAGTGGTCCTCGAAATTTTCCATTAGATAAATTCCTGCAAGATAAATATTAGAGTAAATGACTGAAATCGTTCAGATGGTTTGATCAAAATTAAACGTTtggttcataatttttttttgcacTTAGATCGTCcctttggtttgattttgttgcgtttttggtccctatggtttgttcaaaattgcatgtttcgtccctaactttatgtatgtaagggacgaaaaacgcaagaaaatcaaaccacagggacgatccgagtgcaaaaacaaagttagagaccaaacgtgcaattttaaccaaaccatagggacgatttcattAATTTACTCTAAATATTACAATCCGGTACACAGTATACACTATACAGTACACAGTAAAACTCACAGCTTCGTTACGACGGTTGTTCCATTCGATTGGATGCACTTCACACCATTCCAACTATGCGGGAGACACGGGTCACCCGTCCAACTTTCTAACACCTCATTATCTTCATTCTCTACTAACaactctttttttatttttagcatCACATCAACTGaaagattttaaaattaaacaatttaaaattttatttccaTTTTATGACTTAAAACAAACTAGGGACTTAAgttgaattaaaatttaaaagtaCCATCTTTTTGATCAGTCGCTTGAAGCACCGGGCGAACTTGAAAAACTTCATAAGCATTACAAATCGGGCCCCACTGAGATCCATTAGAAGCTTTTTTTAAGGTCAAATTAAGAAACCCATTTGCTGTGAAGTACATAAATGT
The genomic region above belongs to Lactuca sativa cultivar Salinas chromosome 4, Lsat_Salinas_v11, whole genome shotgun sequence and contains:
- the LOC111895972 gene encoding nodulation receptor kinase, translating into MMEGLNYHNSRLVYFCVIICFFIAIQSTCSQQDFLSIRCCSDSKFTDPKNNITWISDNKWFSDNQQCQDIVTPLQNITTYDHARFFGINYGTKWCYNLPTKKGRGYLIRGTFVTSPTNTFFDVLIGTTPIGRVGSSDEAEVEVIVRANNNYIDFCLLKKQGNPYISKIELRPLDLDYEEPSNVLKVLHRVDVGNTRGEIRYPQDPYDRIWKPDSDSNQNGNSTSLNGDKIVQNRTKTSPPIEVLKTGRTHLERLEFMHNLHSSYEKYILHLYFLELDGNVKIGQRVFDVYINGEKRQQIDVISSGSNYKDTFMYFTANGFLNLTLKKASNGSQWGPICNAYEVFQVRPVLQATDQKDVDVMLKIKKELLVENEDNEVLESWTGDPCLPHSWNGVKCIQSNGTTVVTKLNLSNGKFRGPLAQGITMLTHLTELNVSSNHFTNSIPTFPLSSILASMDLRNNEFIGRIPESFASLPNLTQLYYGCNKDFTKDLPTSDNSSKLDTDNGTCTGKESSHPPHTVFIVAISGGALLVTGVFACLICFYKKRKKANKKSNGKTHAMTKNAIYAMPSSNEDSSLKTISIECYTLEQIESAIQHYKTLIGEGGFGSVYRGTLQDGKEVAVKVRSATSTQGTREFDNELTLLSAIRHENLVPLLGYCCENDQQILVYPFMSNGSLQDRLYGDASKRRALDWPTRLSIALGSARGLTYLHTFSGRCVIHRDVKSSNILLDDSMCPKVADFGFSKYAPQEGDSGASLEVRGTAGYLDPEYYSTQHLSAKSDVFSYGVVLLEMITGREPLNIHRPRNEWSLVEWAKPYIRNSRIEEIVDPSIKGGYHTEAMWRVVEVALACIEPFSAYRPSMIDIVRELEDALIIENNASEYMRSLDSFGGSNRFSIERPITILPLPTPTPSELSSLQSQPIPPQPR